A stretch of the Arachis stenosperma cultivar V10309 chromosome 6, arast.V10309.gnm1.PFL2, whole genome shotgun sequence genome encodes the following:
- the LOC130934009 gene encoding uncharacterized protein LOC130934009: MPLSVYDALRLPPLKRLAARFVLADKSIISVAGIAEDVLVSIKGLTFPIDFYILEMPPNESGRPSSILLGRPFLKTSRFKLDAFSGTYSFEIDGRTVSFNLDEAMKHLPKDHSIFQCDIIDETVVEVHQVVVEETLMEQEASVGTPTELTKDTLPPQLAPDDQEPSHEQKMELKPLLPHLKRGNKACPSTLKVVTRLLEADIIYPISDSEWVNPVQVVPKKSGVTTVKNEHGELIVTTVQNAWRVCIDYKHLNQATCKDHYPLLFIDQMLDRLSVDPAKVDVIFGLPYPSSVREVLLFLGHAGFYQRFIKDFSKVALPLSRLLHKDVEFELSTDCKEAFDKLKTALNQAPIVRGPDWSQPFEIMCDASDYAVGATLAQRKGKDHFIIAYASKTLDAAQCNYTTTKKELLAIVFALDKFRAYLLGTKDRSGSQNLVADHLSHLEHIKNEATPINDAFPFDSLHAISEVVPWYAPVRSQTLNDFLYILLAVDYISKLVEVISTRTDDANVVVSFVRNHIICRFGSPQAIVSD, translated from the exons ATGCcattatctgtatatgatgctctgaggctccctcccttaaaaaggttgGCAGCACGTTTTGTTTTGGCAGATAAGAGCATCATCTCAGTGGCTGGAATTGCTGAGGACGTACTAGTGAGCATTAAGGGGCTAACATTTCCTATTGACTTCTACATTTTGGAGATGCCCCCTAATGAATCAGGAAGACCATCATCCATCCTGCTTGGAAGGCCATTTCTGAAGACTTCAAGGTTCAAATTGGATGCCTTCTCAGGAACTTACTCTTTTGAGATAGATGGCAGAACAGTGAGCTTCAACCTGGATGAAGCTATGAAGCACCTACCGAAAGATCACTCCATCTTTCAGTGCGACATTATTGATGAGACTGTGGTTGAAGTTCACCAAGTAGTGGTAGAAGAGACGCTTATGGAGCAAGAGGCAAGTGTGGGGACACCTACTGAGCTTACTAAAGATACCTTACCACCACAATTAGCTCCAGATGATCAAGAACCTAGCCATGAGCAAAAAATGGAGTTGAAACCCCTTCTACCCCACCTCAA aagagggaaCAAGGCCTGTCCGTCAACCTTAAAGGTGGTAACCAGGCTGCTTGAAGCTGACATCATCTATCCAATCTCGGATAGTGAATGGGTCAACCCAGTACAGGTGGTTCCAAAGAAATCTGGAGTCACAACAGTAAaaaatgagcatggagagctcattgTAACTACAGTGCAGAATGCCTGGAGGGTATGCATTGATTACAAGCATCTCAACCAAGCTACCTGCAAGGATCACTACCCCCTGCTCTTTATCgatcagatgcttgatcgcctgtcag TTGATCCAGCAAAGGTAGATGTCATTTTTGGGTTACCTTATccctcttctgtgagggaagtcctcTTGTTTCTTGGTCATGCAGGTTTCTACCAGCGCTTTAtcaaggacttcagtaaggtagcattGCCCTTATCCCGACTATTGCATAAGGATGTTGAGTTCGAGCTGAGTACAGACTGCAAGGAggcgtttgataagctgaagaccgCCTTGAACCAAGCCCCTATTGTGAGAGGGCCTGACTGGAGTCAACCCTTTGAGATAATGTGTGACGCCTCCGATTATGCAGTAGGAGCAACGCTGGCTCAGCGCAAAGGTAAGGACCATTTTATTATTGCCTATgcatctaagactttagacgCTGCTCAGTGTAATTACACTACCACTAAAAAAGAGCTTCtggctattgtttttgctctggataaatttcGAGCCTActtacttggtactaag gataggagtggttcccaGAATTTAGTAGCGGACCACTTGAGTCACCTAGAGCACATTAAGAATGAagccactcctatcaatgatgctTTTCCATTTGATAGCTTGCACGCAATATCTgaagtagttccttggtatgctcct GTCCGTTCCCAAACTCTTAACGATTTCTTATATatactgttagctgtagattataTTTCTAAATTGGTGGAAGTAATTtctacccgtactgatgatgctaatgTTGTTGTCTCTTTTGTTAGAAATCATATCAtctgtcgctttggatcaccacaaGCAATCGTGAGTGATTAA